One genomic window of Halococcus sediminicola includes the following:
- a CDS encoding ABC1 kinase family protein, producing the protein MNLRAYGRFFVVIGQFLPLIVAYLRDRRRFLLFGGSRQVTGAMRRERARTLLDTLLTLGPTFIKLGQILSTRPDVLPPEYVAEFSKLQDEVPPADWSEAEPVIEDELGAPEDAFDSFDTDAISGASLGQVYRAELDGEDVAVKVRRPGIEELVEADLKVIKWSLPVIIRFIGEARSFSLETLADEFDTTIHQEINYAREARMLDEIKGNFEADPTIRIPSVVESHSTPRVLTMEYVGGTKITAIDELDAMGIDRTGLAERLERIYLQMIIQDGVFHADPHPGNLSVKPDGTLVFYDFGMSGRVEGYVQDKIVEFYIGIANQDIDAILDALVEMGTLSPEADRETMGNVMELAIQDVRGEEVDQYRIQEVVGQVEDTIYEFPLRLPANLALVLRVATVVEGVCVTLDPNFDFISVATDYLVEEGYREEGIKQFLESRGEEVQDLAQAAVRTPPKLERTLDSLNQGNLSVHADLDDTDGLFESLANRLIFGALLTAGVISTAMLYSFATTGATVVAAAFSVGVALFLIRSFRSGRSGTRATPEFTRQGLSQQRPTEAEGTGGIEAMADTSEESEPVGAPTGDPEGEIETD; encoded by the coding sequence GTGAACCTTCGCGCGTACGGGCGTTTTTTCGTCGTTATCGGGCAGTTCCTCCCGCTCATCGTCGCCTATCTGCGCGACCGCCGCCGTTTTCTCCTCTTCGGTGGCTCGCGGCAGGTCACGGGCGCGATGCGCCGCGAGCGCGCGCGAACGCTGCTCGACACCCTTCTCACACTCGGCCCGACGTTCATCAAACTCGGCCAGATCCTCTCGACGCGCCCGGACGTCCTCCCGCCCGAGTACGTCGCGGAGTTCTCGAAACTCCAGGACGAGGTGCCGCCGGCCGACTGGAGCGAAGCCGAGCCAGTCATCGAGGACGAACTCGGCGCGCCCGAGGACGCCTTCGATAGTTTCGACACCGACGCCATCTCCGGAGCGAGCCTCGGACAGGTCTATCGGGCCGAACTCGACGGCGAAGACGTCGCGGTGAAGGTTCGGCGACCGGGTATCGAGGAACTCGTCGAGGCCGACCTCAAGGTCATCAAGTGGAGTCTGCCCGTCATCATCCGCTTCATCGGCGAGGCACGTTCGTTCTCGCTCGAAACGCTCGCCGACGAGTTCGACACTACCATCCATCAGGAGATCAACTACGCGCGTGAGGCGCGGATGCTCGACGAGATCAAGGGGAACTTCGAGGCCGACCCGACGATTCGCATCCCGAGCGTCGTCGAGAGTCACTCCACACCCCGAGTTCTCACGATGGAGTACGTGGGCGGGACGAAGATCACCGCCATCGACGAACTCGACGCGATGGGCATCGATCGCACGGGACTCGCGGAGCGACTCGAACGCATCTACCTCCAGATGATAATCCAAGATGGGGTCTTCCACGCCGACCCCCATCCGGGCAACCTCTCGGTCAAGCCCGACGGGACATTGGTGTTCTACGACTTCGGGATGAGCGGCCGCGTCGAGGGCTACGTTCAGGACAAGATCGTCGAGTTCTACATCGGCATCGCCAATCAGGACATCGACGCCATCCTCGACGCGCTCGTCGAGATGGGCACCCTGAGTCCCGAGGCCGACCGCGAGACGATGGGCAACGTGATGGAACTCGCCATTCAAGACGTCCGGGGCGAGGAGGTCGACCAGTATCGCATTCAAGAAGTCGTCGGGCAAGTCGAGGACACGATCTACGAATTTCCGCTCCGCCTGCCCGCCAACCTCGCGCTGGTGCTCCGCGTGGCCACGGTCGTCGAAGGGGTCTGTGTCACGCTCGACCCGAACTTCGACTTCATCTCAGTCGCCACCGATTATCTGGTCGAGGAGGGCTATCGCGAGGAGGGCATCAAGCAGTTCCTCGAGAGCCGTGGCGAGGAGGTCCAGGACCTCGCACAGGCCGCGGTGCGGACCCCGCCCAAACTGGAGCGCACGCTCGATTCGCTGAATCAGGGAAATCTCTCCGTTCACGCCGACCTCGACGACACCGACGGCCTGTTCGAGTCGCTCGCCAACCGCCTCATCTTCGGCGCGCTGCTCACCGCGGGCGTCATCTCGACGGCGATGCTCTACTCGTTTGCGACCACGGGCGCGACCGTCGTCGCCGCCGCCTTCTCGGTCGGCGTCGCGCTCTTCTTGATCCGTTCGTTCCGGAGCGGGCGCTCGGGGACGCGTGCTACCCCCGAGTTCACTCGACAGGGACTCAGCCAGCAGCGCCCGACCGAGGCCGAGGGCACCGGCGGCATCGAGGCGATGGCCGACACGAGCGAGGAGTCGGAGCCGGTGGGCGCGCCGACGGGCGACCCCGAGGGTGAGATCGAAACGGACTGA
- a CDS encoding Hsp20/alpha crystallin family protein, which translates to MSALSNALGDLPDPVFADLYESETAYLLVIDLPGVSSETLDVRTEDTHLHVEARREKNLPMEFRYQREDRPLFLDTDLPLPPDVDASAADGSLDRGTLTLRLPKRGGTDETAIPITAGEESGSAAGT; encoded by the coding sequence ATGTCCGCGCTGTCGAACGCGCTGGGTGACCTCCCGGACCCGGTGTTCGCCGACCTGTACGAATCCGAGACGGCGTATCTCCTCGTCATCGACCTCCCCGGCGTGAGCAGCGAGACGCTCGACGTCCGCACCGAGGATACACACCTCCACGTCGAAGCGCGTCGGGAGAAAAACCTCCCGATGGAATTTCGCTACCAGCGCGAGGACCGTCCGCTCTTTCTCGACACCGACCTCCCGCTGCCGCCGGACGTCGACGCGAGCGCGGCCGACGGCTCGCTCGACCGCGGTACGCTCACGCTGCGCCTGCCCAAACGCGGGGGCACCGACGAGACGGCGATTCCGATAACGGCCGGCGAGGAGTCGGGGTCGGCCGCCGGGACGTGA
- a CDS encoding molybdopterin molybdotransferase MoeA yields the protein MSDATAGFKRLTRLADVRERLSEYLTPVERTATHRLEAADGRALATPIDAQRDVPHYERAAMDGFAVRARDTFGASERSPVRLARAETVGPNSGTWVHTGSELPTGADAVVMVEHTETRGEEIEVREPVAEGANVAPVGEDVTVGTRLYEPGHRLRPSDLGLLKSAGIGELEVYERPTVGVIPTGEELVQHEPEAGETIETNGLTVSRYVERWGGAATYRAVVTDERAALRAAIERDLTEDIVVTTGGSSVGERDLVPGILDELGEMLVHGVALEPGHPVGIGVVQDTPVLALPGYPVAAIVTAVQLLRPALKRMGHLPRHPQPTTEARLDGKIPSEPGTRTFARVELRKGEAGRMAVPVRTGGAGVLSSVALSDGWVVVPESSEGLPAGETVAVEHWERLP from the coding sequence ATGAGCGACGCCACCGCCGGGTTCAAGCGACTGACGCGCCTCGCCGACGTGCGCGAGCGGCTCTCCGAGTATCTCACGCCGGTCGAGCGCACGGCGACCCACCGGCTGGAGGCGGCCGACGGGCGCGCCCTCGCGACACCGATCGACGCCCAACGCGACGTGCCCCACTACGAGCGCGCGGCGATGGACGGCTTCGCGGTGCGCGCACGCGACACCTTCGGGGCGAGCGAGCGCTCGCCGGTCCGTCTCGCTCGTGCCGAAACGGTCGGGCCGAACAGTGGAACATGGGTCCACACCGGCAGCGAACTCCCCACGGGAGCCGATGCGGTGGTGATGGTCGAACACACGGAGACGAGAGGCGAGGAGATCGAAGTCCGCGAACCGGTGGCCGAGGGGGCGAACGTCGCGCCCGTCGGCGAGGACGTCACAGTGGGAACGCGCCTCTACGAACCCGGCCACCGGCTGCGACCGTCCGATCTAGGCCTGCTCAAATCCGCCGGGATAGGTGAACTCGAAGTCTACGAACGGCCGACCGTCGGCGTGATCCCGACCGGTGAGGAACTCGTCCAGCACGAACCGGAAGCCGGCGAGACGATCGAGACCAACGGTCTCACGGTCTCGCGGTACGTCGAGCGCTGGGGCGGCGCGGCGACCTACCGGGCGGTCGTCACCGACGAGCGGGCGGCGCTGCGGGCGGCCATCGAGCGCGACCTCACAGAGGATATCGTGGTGACCACGGGTGGGTCGTCGGTCGGCGAGCGCGATCTCGTCCCCGGAATACTCGACGAACTCGGCGAGATGCTGGTCCACGGCGTCGCGCTCGAACCCGGTCATCCGGTCGGGATCGGAGTGGTCCAGGACACGCCAGTGCTCGCGCTGCCAGGCTACCCGGTCGCGGCCATCGTCACCGCCGTGCAGTTGCTCCGACCGGCGCTGAAGCGGATGGGGCACCTGCCCCGCCATCCACAGCCGACGACCGAGGCGCGCCTCGACGGGAAGATCCCAAGCGAACCCGGTACGCGGACGTTCGCGCGCGTCGAACTGCGCAAGGGCGAGGCGGGTCGGATGGCCGTGCCGGTGCGGACGGGCGGGGCGGGCGTGCTATCGAGCGTCGCGCTTTCCGATGGGTGGGTCGTCGTCCCCGAATCGAGCGAGGGGTTACCCGCCGGCGAGACCGTCGCCGTCGAACACTGGGAGCGCCTGCCATGA
- a CDS encoding molybdopterin biosynthesis protein: MSRKEFRDLAAPEEAHATIADLDVGGGSEIVSLAEASGRVLAERVDAGLDVPGFDRSALDGYALRARDTFGASEGDPAEFSIVGTVEAGERPAVEIGNEEAVEIATGAVMPDDADAMVPVERTEEVEDGLLVRTSVTPGENVMAAGADIAAGERALGPGTRLTAREIGLLSALGVDEVPVRAKPRVGIVSTGDELVRPGEAVDSGRGQIYDVNSYTTAAGVKEAGGEPVVYPHAGDDMDAMERVLRKAADECDLVLSSGSTSASAVDVVYHVIDEQGELLLHGVAIKPGKPMLVGRLAGAAYVGLPGYPVSALSIFRTFVAPAIRRAAGQSEPATATVEAWMANRERYEGGRRRLVPVGLVADGSGEMLAYPVDKGSGATTSLVEADGIVEMPADVNYLDEGERVTVELFSPEVRPPTLFGVGEDDPLVSRLLDRLDRPRYLGQGSRGGQRWLRDGVADVAVSSVTEAEVGIDLGGWTREWGLVVPDGNPDGVEGLADLVDREVRFVNRPTESGLRTSLANALADLADERGVERHELVESIDGFEFTLEAHESPARRVLAGDADVGLGLRATAAKLGCGFIPVGSERVAVLANPERTDKPGVEELEAELDEIDDLLDELPGYGR; encoded by the coding sequence ATGAGCCGCAAGGAGTTCCGTGACCTCGCAGCCCCCGAAGAGGCCCACGCGACCATCGCCGACCTTGACGTCGGCGGCGGGAGCGAGATCGTTTCACTCGCCGAGGCGAGCGGGCGCGTACTCGCCGAACGGGTCGATGCCGGCCTCGACGTGCCGGGGTTCGACCGCTCGGCGCTCGATGGCTACGCGCTCCGCGCGCGGGACACCTTCGGCGCGAGCGAGGGCGACCCCGCCGAGTTTTCGATCGTCGGAACCGTCGAGGCGGGCGAGCGCCCGGCGGTCGAAATCGGAAACGAGGAGGCGGTCGAAATCGCTACTGGAGCCGTGATGCCCGACGACGCCGATGCAATGGTGCCGGTCGAGCGAACCGAAGAAGTCGAGGACGGGTTGCTCGTCCGCACGTCGGTGACGCCGGGCGAGAACGTGATGGCCGCGGGCGCGGACATCGCGGCCGGCGAGCGCGCGCTCGGTCCCGGGACCCGTCTCACCGCCCGCGAGATCGGCCTGTTGTCGGCGCTCGGCGTCGACGAAGTCCCCGTGCGCGCGAAGCCGCGGGTCGGCATCGTCTCGACGGGTGACGAACTCGTCCGCCCCGGCGAAGCGGTCGACAGCGGGCGCGGGCAGATCTACGACGTGAACAGCTACACGACGGCTGCGGGCGTCAAGGAGGCCGGCGGCGAACCCGTCGTCTATCCCCACGCGGGCGACGACATGGACGCGATGGAGCGGGTACTTCGAAAAGCCGCCGACGAGTGCGACCTCGTGCTCTCGTCGGGGTCGACCTCCGCGAGCGCCGTCGATGTCGTCTATCACGTCATCGACGAGCAGGGCGAGCTGCTGCTGCATGGGGTGGCGATCAAACCCGGCAAGCCGATGCTCGTCGGCCGGCTGGCGGGGGCGGCGTACGTCGGCCTTCCCGGATACCCGGTCTCGGCGCTGTCGATCTTCCGCACGTTCGTCGCACCGGCCATCCGTCGTGCCGCTGGCCAGTCGGAACCCGCAACGGCGACCGTCGAGGCGTGGATGGCGAACCGTGAACGCTACGAGGGCGGTCGTCGTCGGCTCGTGCCGGTCGGGTTGGTGGCTGACGGTAGCGGGGAGATGCTTGCCTATCCCGTCGACAAGGGCAGCGGCGCGACGACGAGCCTCGTCGAGGCCGACGGTATCGTCGAGATGCCGGCGGACGTCAACTACCTCGACGAGGGTGAGCGGGTCACAGTAGAACTGTTCTCGCCGGAGGTTCGCCCGCCGACGCTGTTCGGCGTCGGCGAGGACGACCCGCTCGTTTCGCGGCTGCTCGACCGTCTCGACCGTCCGCGATATCTCGGACAGGGCAGTCGCGGCGGTCAGCGATGGCTGCGCGACGGTGTGGCCGATGTCGCCGTGAGTTCGGTGACCGAGGCGGAGGTCGGTATCGACCTCGGCGGCTGGACGCGCGAGTGGGGATTGGTGGTACCCGACGGGAATCCCGACGGTGTCGAAGGGCTTGCGGACCTCGTCGATAGGGAGGTGCGCTTCGTCAATCGACCGACCGAATCGGGTCTCCGGACGAGTCTTGCGAACGCGCTCGCCGACCTCGCCGACGAGCGCGGCGTGGAGCGCCACGAACTCGTCGAGTCCATCGACGGGTTCGAGTTTACCCTCGAAGCCCACGAAAGCCCCGCGCGCCGGGTGCTCGCGGGCGACGCGGACGTCGGACTCGGCCTGCGCGCGACGGCTGCGAAACTCGGCTGTGGATTCATCCCAGTTGGGAGCGAGCGAGTGGCCGTGCTCGCAAACCCCGAGCGCACGGACAAACCAGGTGTCGAAGAACTCGAAGCCGAACTCGACGAGATCGACGACCTGCTCGACGAGTTGCCCGGCTACGGCCGCTGA
- a CDS encoding branched-chain amino acid transaminase, translating into MSGFEDMDVDTIWMDGEFVDWEDAQVHVLTHGLHYGSGIFEGVRCYDTEEGPAIFRWDEHLDRFYNSAKPYDMEIDHSREELTEATLELIDRQDLQSCYIRPIAYYGYNSLGVSPGDCPTNTAIACWPWGTYLGEEALEEGVDVMVSSWRKHASSQIPTNAKTTGLYVNSMLAGEEARRNGYVEAIVLNKEGNVAEGPGENIFLVNDGEIYTPGLAESILDGITRRTAITLAEDLGYTVHDEAAISRGELYTADELFFTGSAAEITPIRSVDDVTVGAGERGPVTEAIQSTFFEVVERWTDDYDEWFLYP; encoded by the coding sequence ATGAGCGGCTTCGAGGACATGGACGTCGACACGATATGGATGGATGGCGAGTTCGTCGACTGGGAGGATGCCCAGGTGCACGTGCTCACTCACGGACTGCACTACGGCTCGGGCATCTTCGAGGGCGTCCGGTGTTACGACACCGAGGAAGGTCCGGCCATCTTCCGCTGGGACGAACACCTCGACAGGTTCTACAACTCCGCGAAGCCCTACGACATGGAGATCGACCACTCGCGCGAGGAACTCACCGAGGCCACCCTCGAACTCATCGACCGGCAGGACCTCCAGTCGTGTTACATCCGTCCCATCGCCTACTACGGCTACAACAGCCTGGGCGTGAGCCCCGGGGACTGTCCCACCAACACCGCCATCGCCTGCTGGCCGTGGGGCACCTACCTCGGCGAGGAAGCGCTCGAAGAGGGTGTCGACGTGATGGTCTCGTCGTGGCGCAAACACGCCTCCAGCCAGATTCCGACGAACGCGAAGACGACAGGATTGTACGTCAATTCGATGCTCGCCGGCGAGGAAGCCCGGAGGAATGGCTACGTCGAGGCCATCGTCCTGAACAAGGAGGGCAACGTCGCCGAAGGTCCCGGCGAGAACATCTTCCTCGTCAACGACGGCGAGATCTACACGCCCGGTCTCGCCGAGAGCATTCTCGACGGTATCACCCGCCGGACGGCCATCACGCTCGCCGAGGACCTCGGCTACACGGTCCACGACGAAGCGGCCATCAGCCGCGGCGAACTCTACACTGCCGACGAACTCTTTTTCACCGGGAGCGCCGCCGAGATCACGCCCATCCGCTCTGTCGACGACGTCACCGTCGGCGCGGGCGAGCGGGGTCCCGTCACTGAAGCCATCCAATCGACGTTCTTCGAAGTCGTCGAGCGCTGGACCGACGACTACGACGAGTGGTTCCTCTATCCGTAA
- the arcD gene encoding arginine/ornithine antiporter ArcD, with amino-acid sequence MNDFAPLAYEDIAPSQRPSLAEALVPVAAVVLALGIGSGYLGLAPHGPLLWAIVFTGLFARYRLGYDWEALYDAAASGLRMGLQAILILFVIYGLIATWTSAGTIPGLMYYGLGLLTPTIFLPVTAVLAAVVAFAVGSSWTTVGTLGVAFIGIGEGLGVAAPMTAGAVVSGAYAGDKQSPLSDTTNLAAAITDTDLYDHIRAMRFGTAVAFGLSVLAYAGLGAVVIDGAGANAAAISDPLAATYALGPLVFLPLVVTFGLAIYGVPALPALLAGVFSGVFTTILAQGASFTQAWDMFLNGTAPKTGSEVVNGLLTTGGITGSAWTIAVVVAALSLGGLLERTGILAVLAHRLAAAIDSPGSLVAGTGVAALATNAVTAQQYMSIVVPGLSLRGLYDEYDLDTTALSRAVEAAGTPSGPLFPWHAGAVYMAGVLGFATSWAFVPYYFFGFLSPAVLFVMAYTGRGTDQRTRTNAVAAND; translated from the coding sequence ATGAACGACTTCGCTCCCCTCGCCTACGAGGACATCGCGCCGTCGCAGCGGCCGAGCCTCGCCGAGGCGCTCGTGCCGGTCGCCGCGGTCGTCCTCGCCCTCGGCATCGGGTCGGGCTATCTCGGTCTCGCACCGCACGGGCCGTTGCTGTGGGCCATCGTCTTCACGGGGTTGTTCGCCCGCTACCGACTCGGCTACGACTGGGAAGCACTCTACGACGCCGCCGCGAGCGGCCTGCGGATGGGCTTACAGGCGATTCTCATCCTGTTCGTCATCTACGGTCTCATCGCCACGTGGACGAGCGCCGGCACGATTCCGGGCCTGATGTACTACGGTCTCGGCCTGCTCACGCCGACGATATTCCTGCCGGTGACCGCCGTGCTCGCGGCGGTCGTGGCCTTCGCGGTCGGCTCCTCGTGGACCACGGTGGGAACGCTCGGGGTGGCGTTCATCGGCATCGGCGAGGGACTCGGGGTCGCCGCCCCGATGACCGCTGGCGCAGTCGTTTCGGGGGCTTACGCCGGCGACAAGCAGAGTCCGCTCTCGGACACGACGAACCTCGCGGCCGCCATCACCGACACGGACCTCTACGATCACATCCGGGCGATGCGCTTCGGTACCGCGGTCGCGTTCGGTCTCTCGGTGCTCGCCTACGCCGGCCTCGGTGCGGTCGTCATCGACGGTGCCGGCGCGAACGCCGCGGCCATCAGCGACCCGCTCGCGGCGACCTATGCCCTTGGACCGCTCGTCTTCCTTCCACTGGTCGTGACGTTCGGTCTCGCCATCTACGGGGTTCCGGCGCTGCCGGCGCTGCTGGCGGGCGTCTTTTCGGGCGTGTTCACCACGATCCTCGCACAGGGCGCGTCGTTCACGCAGGCGTGGGACATGTTCTTGAACGGCACAGCTCCAAAGACGGGCAGCGAAGTCGTCAATGGCCTGCTCACGACGGGCGGCATCACCGGCTCGGCGTGGACCATCGCGGTCGTCGTCGCGGCGCTTTCGTTGGGAGGATTGCTCGAACGCACCGGTATCCTCGCGGTACTGGCTCACCGCCTCGCGGCAGCCATCGACTCGCCCGGCTCGCTGGTCGCCGGTACCGGCGTCGCCGCGCTGGCGACCAACGCCGTCACCGCCCAGCAGTACATGAGCATCGTCGTCCCCGGACTCAGCCTGCGAGGCCTCTACGACGAGTATGACCTCGATACGACCGCGCTCTCGCGGGCGGTCGAAGCCGCCGGCACGCCCTCCGGACCGCTCTTCCCGTGGCACGCCGGCGCGGTCTACATGGCCGGCGTGCTCGGGTTCGCCACGTCGTGGGCGTTCGTGCCCTACTACTTCTTCGGCTTTCTCTCGCCGGCCGTGCTGTTCGTGATGGCCTATACGGGTCGCGGCACCGACCAGCGCACCCGGACGAACGCGGTAGCGGCCAACGACTAA
- the ribB gene encoding 3,4-dihydroxy-2-butanone-4-phosphate synthase — MTSRTSDHAVDHGSAEPVERAIEALAAGEPVLIHDAADREGETDLVYPASAVTPDALARLRNDAGGLVCVALSDSVARAFDLPFAREAIDHPAADGGKLSYGDRSSFSLTVNHRDTYTGITDDDRSKTITALGRAAAAPDETDFADEFRAPGHVHLLRGAADGVADRRGHTELALALADVADRSPAVVVCEMLDDAGGALSPAGAQAYAERNGLVYVEGRDLLDALR; from the coding sequence GTGACCTCGCGAACGAGCGACCACGCGGTCGATCACGGGAGCGCGGAGCCGGTCGAGCGCGCGATCGAGGCGCTGGCCGCGGGCGAACCAGTTTTGATTCACGACGCTGCCGACCGCGAGGGCGAGACCGACCTCGTCTATCCCGCCAGCGCGGTCACGCCTGACGCGCTCGCACGCCTGCGCAACGACGCCGGCGGACTGGTCTGTGTCGCGCTTTCCGATAGCGTGGCACGGGCGTTCGATCTCCCGTTCGCCCGCGAGGCGATCGACCACCCCGCGGCCGACGGGGGGAAACTGAGCTACGGCGACCGGTCGTCGTTCTCGCTGACGGTGAACCACCGTGACACCTACACGGGTATCACCGACGACGATAGATCGAAGACCATCACCGCGCTCGGTCGTGCAGCTGCCGCACCCGACGAGACCGATTTCGCCGACGAGTTCCGTGCCCCTGGACACGTCCATCTGCTCCGTGGGGCTGCCGATGGCGTAGCCGACCGCCGCGGCCACACCGAACTCGCACTCGCACTGGCCGACGTGGCCGACCGATCGCCGGCGGTCGTCGTCTGTGAGATGCTCGACGACGCCGGCGGGGCGCTCTCGCCGGCGGGCGCGCAGGCCTACGCCGAGCGCAACGGACTCGTGTACGTCGAGGGACGCGACCTCCTCGACGCCCTCCGTTAG
- a CDS encoding DUF120 domain-containing protein, producing the protein MSMATEGTVGNDELATLKLLALDGALGGDIKISCANLAADLDASNQTASRRLQHLDDTGFLARETVADGQWVAVTDAGERALRAEYADYRRLFEEEMTVELDGTVTSGMGEGRHYISLPGYMAQFEERLGYEPFPGTLNVSLAAESTRARTALDAATPVKIDGWEDDERTYGPAFCYPATVLSGEAEYDRAHVIAPERTHHDEDKLEVIAPAKLREELGLDDEDSITVRIEVAP; encoded by the coding sequence ATGTCGATGGCAACCGAGGGTACAGTTGGCAACGACGAACTCGCCACGCTCAAGCTGCTCGCGCTCGACGGCGCGCTCGGCGGCGACATCAAGATCTCGTGTGCGAACCTCGCGGCCGACCTCGACGCCTCGAACCAGACCGCCTCCAGACGCCTCCAGCATCTCGACGATACCGGCTTCCTCGCCCGCGAGACCGTCGCCGACGGCCAGTGGGTCGCGGTGACGGATGCCGGCGAGCGTGCGCTCCGGGCCGAATACGCCGACTACCGACGGCTGTTCGAGGAGGAGATGACCGTGGAACTCGATGGGACTGTGACGAGCGGGATGGGCGAGGGCCGCCACTACATCTCGCTCCCCGGCTACATGGCCCAGTTCGAGGAGCGACTGGGCTACGAGCCGTTTCCCGGCACGCTCAACGTCTCGCTCGCCGCCGAGAGCACCAGAGCGCGCACGGCGCTCGACGCCGCCACACCCGTGAAAATCGACGGCTGGGAGGACGACGAGCGCACCTACGGGCCGGCGTTTTGCTATCCCGCGACCGTGCTGAGTGGGGAAGCGGAGTACGACCGCGCGCACGTCATCGCGCCCGAACGCACCCACCACGACGAGGACAAACTCGAAGTCATCGCCCCCGCAAAACTCCGTGAGGAACTCGGACTCGACGACGAGGATTCCATCACCGTGCGTATCGAGGTGGCACCGTGA
- the argS gene encoding arginine--tRNA ligase — protein MFLSLRTDVAGALSDALATLDVETTDPGIEDPPESVDAVLASSVAFRLAAEVGAPPPQIAGDLAAAIDPSAYDYIGEVSQEGPYVNFHPSQAYYDDTLQTAGGEGFGRLDRKDETVVVEHTSANPTGPVHVGRARNPIVGDALANVLDFAGYDVSRHYYVNDAGRQMAVFTWAYETFEESDLPEPARDRGDYDLVRYYRKGNEFLEEASEAEQRAVETEISAILEGLEAGDEATYDRVNEVVEGVLSGMRESLSRLPVDFDEFVKETRFIRDGSTEDLVSRLKETDYAVYEEDAWQLDLPSFEKNLVFLRSDGTSLYTTRDLAHHEWKFANFDHAVTVLGEDHKLQAEQLRETLDILGNDIDKLDSVYYSWINLPEGGMSTREGTGVDLDDLLDESIERAREEVQSRLDTRIRDDELDDGDVARIARQVGIGAVRYDIVAKQPAKSITFEWERALDFEAQSAPYVQYVHARTCGILDEAEGIDEIPETVDASQLTTDAERELLEVVARFPAVVERAADELAPHVVATYTRTFAEAFNAFYRECPVLSAEGEVRRQRLALVAAARRTVANALGLLGVAAPESM, from the coding sequence ATGTTCCTCTCCCTTCGCACCGACGTCGCCGGGGCGCTGTCGGACGCACTCGCCACGCTCGACGTCGAGACGACCGACCCCGGCATCGAGGACCCCCCAGAGAGCGTCGATGCCGTCCTCGCCTCCAGCGTGGCCTTTCGGTTGGCTGCCGAGGTGGGTGCGCCGCCGCCACAAATCGCCGGCGACCTCGCCGCAGCAATCGACCCCTCGGCGTACGACTACATCGGCGAGGTTTCACAGGAAGGTCCGTACGTCAACTTCCATCCCTCGCAGGCCTACTACGACGATACCCTACAGACGGCCGGCGGCGAGGGGTTCGGCCGGCTCGATCGGAAGGACGAGACGGTCGTCGTCGAGCACACGAGCGCGAACCCCACTGGTCCCGTGCACGTCGGTCGGGCACGCAACCCCATCGTCGGCGACGCGCTCGCGAACGTGCTCGACTTTGCTGGGTACGACGTCTCGCGCCACTACTACGTCAACGACGCCGGCCGGCAGATGGCCGTGTTCACGTGGGCCTACGAGACCTTCGAGGAGAGCGATCTCCCCGAACCGGCGCGCGACAGGGGCGATTACGACCTCGTACGCTACTACCGCAAGGGCAACGAGTTTCTGGAGGAAGCAAGCGAAGCCGAACAGCGAGCCGTCGAGACCGAAATCAGCGCGATCCTCGAAGGACTCGAAGCGGGCGACGAGGCGACCTATGACCGGGTAAACGAGGTCGTCGAGGGTGTGCTCTCGGGGATGCGCGAGTCGCTCTCTCGCCTGCCCGTGGATTTCGACGAGTTCGTGAAGGAAACACGATTCATCCGCGACGGCTCGACGGAGGACCTCGTTTCACGGCTCAAAGAGACCGACTATGCGGTTTACGAGGAGGATGCGTGGCAGCTCGATCTGCCGAGCTTCGAGAAGAATCTGGTCTTTCTGCGCTCCGATGGAACCAGTCTTTACACGACGCGCGACTTGGCCCACCACGAGTGGAAGTTCGCCAACTTCGACCACGCCGTCACCGTGTTGGGAGAGGACCACAAACTGCAGGCCGAACAGCTCCGCGAAACCCTCGATATTCTCGGCAACGACATCGACAAACTGGATTCGGTCTACTACTCGTGGATCAACCTCCCCGAGGGCGGGATGAGCACCCGCGAGGGCACCGGCGTCGACCTCGACGACCTGCTCGACGAATCCATCGAGCGCGCCCGCGAGGAGGTCCAGTCCCGCCTCGATACGCGGATCCGCGACGACGAACTCGACGACGGGGACGTGGCGCGCATCGCTCGCCAGGTTGGCATCGGCGCGGTGCGCTACGACATCGTGGCCAAACAGCCCGCGAAGTCGATCACCTTCGAGTGGGAGCGCGCGCTCGATTTCGAGGCCCAGAGCGCGCCGTACGTCCAGTACGTCCACGCGCGGACCTGCGGAATCCTCGACGAAGCCGAGGGGATCGACGAGATTCCAGAAACCGTCGACGCGAGCCAGCTCACGACCGACGCGGAGCGTGAATTGCTCGAAGTCGTCGCCCGGTTCCCGGCGGTCGTCGAGCGCGCGGCCGACGAACTCGCCCCCCACGTGGTGGCGACCTACACGCGCACGTTCGCCGAGGCGTTCAACGCCTTCTATCGCGAGTGTCCGGTGCTCTCGGCCGAGGGTGAGGTGCGCAGACAGCGCCTCGCGCTCGTGGCTGCCGCGCGACGGACGGTTGCGAACGCGCTCGGGCTACTCGGCGTCGCCGCACCCGAATCGATGTAG